From the genome of Lotus japonicus ecotype B-129 chromosome 6, LjGifu_v1.2, one region includes:
- the LOC130723988 gene encoding uncharacterized protein LOC130723988 isoform X1, which translates to MKKMWILHNRFVVFCIVCYLCSSLQLTRVSSSSPAPHSDHDHINSDVGRTLQQEQDGNHQIHCSRERSRVAWKIIQEYLMPFVEKEKYHISKRCRLHPDNDIYRDQEDHKSHIDINEWQCGFCKKSFYEEKHLDQHFDNRHSNLLNSSESRCLADVCGALHCDLEINSGSKKSKCNPAAAARNKHLCESLADSCFPVNEGPAASRLHEFFLHQFCDAHSCTPSGKPFSRGRRKRTNVFYIVASIFLVVLLLLYYLYIYLYQRGMKRETQVLKRISQASRKKKPS; encoded by the exons atgaagaagatgtggATTTTGCACAATCGGTTCGTTGTGTTCTGCATTGTTTGTTACCTCTGTTCTTCTCTGCAGCTTACGAGGGTTTCTTCATCCTCACCTGCTCCACACAGTGACCAT GATCATATAAATTCAGATGTTGGAAG AACACTGCAGCAGGAGCAAGATGGTAATCATCAAATACATTGCTCAAGAGAAAGGAGTAGAGTAGCTTGGAAAATCATTCAAGAG TATTTGATGCCTTTCGTGgagaaagaaaaatatcataTCTCAAAAAGGTGTAGGCTTCACCCTGATAATGATATATACAGAGATCAGGAAGACCATAAGTCTCATATAGATATAAATGAATGGCAGTGTGGGTTCTGTAAGAAAAGTTTCTATGAAGAGAAACATCTTGATCAGCATTTCGACAACAGACACTCCAATTTACTTAATTCG AGTGAAAGCCGGTGCTTAGCCGACGTATGTGGTGCACTGCACTGTGACCTTGAAATAAATTCTGGGTCAAAAAAATCAAAGTGCAACCCTGCTGCCGCTGCAAGAAATAAACATCTGTGTGAG AGCTTAGCTGATAGTTGTTTTCCAGTTAATGAGGGCCCCGCAGCAAGCCGGCTTCATG AATTCTTTTTGCACCAATTCTGTGATGCACACAGCTGTACTCCAAGTGGGAAACCTTTCTCCAGAGGGCGCAGG AAGAGGACAAATGTGTTCTACATCGTGGCCTCCATTTTTCTTGTGGTGCTGCTGCTACTTTACTATCTCTACATTTACTTGTATCAAAG AGGAATGAAAAGGGAAACTCAAGTGCTGAAGCGTATCTCACAAGCCAGCAGGAAGAAAAAGCCATCTTAA
- the LOC130723988 gene encoding uncharacterized protein LOC130723988 isoform X2, which translates to MKKMWILHNRFVVFCIVCYLCSSLQLTRVSSSSPAPHSDHDHINSDVGRTLQQEQDGNHQIHCSRERSRVAWKIIQEYLMPFVEKEKYHISKRCRLHPDNDIYRDQEDHKSHIDINEWQCGFCKKSFYEEKHLDQHFDNRHSNLLNSSESRCLADVCGALHCDLEINSGSKKSKCNPAAAARNKHLCESLADSCFPVNEGPAASRLHAVLQVGNLSPEGAGRGQMCSTSWPPFFLWCCCYFTISTFTCIKEE; encoded by the exons atgaagaagatgtggATTTTGCACAATCGGTTCGTTGTGTTCTGCATTGTTTGTTACCTCTGTTCTTCTCTGCAGCTTACGAGGGTTTCTTCATCCTCACCTGCTCCACACAGTGACCAT GATCATATAAATTCAGATGTTGGAAG AACACTGCAGCAGGAGCAAGATGGTAATCATCAAATACATTGCTCAAGAGAAAGGAGTAGAGTAGCTTGGAAAATCATTCAAGAG TATTTGATGCCTTTCGTGgagaaagaaaaatatcataTCTCAAAAAGGTGTAGGCTTCACCCTGATAATGATATATACAGAGATCAGGAAGACCATAAGTCTCATATAGATATAAATGAATGGCAGTGTGGGTTCTGTAAGAAAAGTTTCTATGAAGAGAAACATCTTGATCAGCATTTCGACAACAGACACTCCAATTTACTTAATTCG AGTGAAAGCCGGTGCTTAGCCGACGTATGTGGTGCACTGCACTGTGACCTTGAAATAAATTCTGGGTCAAAAAAATCAAAGTGCAACCCTGCTGCCGCTGCAAGAAATAAACATCTGTGTGAG AGCTTAGCTGATAGTTGTTTTCCAGTTAATGAGGGCCCCGCAGCAAGCCGGCTTCATG CTGTACTCCAAGTGGGAAACCTTTCTCCAGAGGGCGCAGG AAGAGGACAAATGTGTTCTACATCGTGGCCTCCATTTTTCTTGTGGTGCTGCTGCTACTTTACTATCTCTACATTTACTTGTATCAAAG AGGAATGA
- the LOC130723990 gene encoding small heat shock protein, chloroplastic-like has product MTYTLANMSVYAPTSCRMNKLSSVKLLPLSRTRKRTFCNNVKAMAGDEASLQRAKLQQQLQPRMKGSQASPRVLLNQFPVARTLQQMMDTMDRIVENPLVYSGTSPLVVVGDDEYSKGKIPWAIKEGQKDYKMRFNMPGMSKNDVKVWIEENMLVVKAEKVSREQHHESQANGSEELSPEHEDWPANSYGRYNHRIALPEKIEFEKIMAQVKDGVLYITIPKANTSAKIIGIDVQ; this is encoded by the exons ATGACCTACACTCTAGCAAACATGAGTGTCTATGCTCCAACTTCATGCAGAATGAACAAACTTTCCAGTGTCAAATTGCTACCACtgtcaagaacaaggaagagaACTTTCTGCAACAATGTGAAGGCAATGGCAGGAGATGAAGCAAGCTTGCAGAGGGCAAAGCTGCAGCAGCAATTGCAGCCAAGGATGAAGGGTTCACAAGCTTCACCTAGAG TGCTGTTGAACCAGTTTCCAGTAGCAAGGACTCTGCAACAAATGATGGACACAATGGATAGGATTGTAGAGAATCCCTTAGTTTACAGTGGCACTTCCCCGTTGGTAGTTGTAGGAGATGACGAATACAGCAAGGGAAAGATTCCTTGGGCAATAAAGGAAGGACAGAAGGATTACAAAATGAGATTCAACATGCCAGGTATGAGCAAGAATGATGTCAAGGTATGGATTGAAGAGAACATGCTGGTAGTGAAGGCAGAGAAGGTATCAAGAGAGCAGCACCATGAAAGTCAAGCAAATGGCAGTGAAGAATTAAGTCCAGAACATGAAGACTGGCCTGCCAATAGCTATGGTAGGTATAACCATAGGATTGCCCTACCAGAAAAGATTGAGTTTGAGAAAATCATGGCACAGGTCAAGGATGGTGTTCTTTACATCACAATTCCTAAAGCCAACACCAGTGCCAAAATAATTGGAATAGATGTTCAGTAA
- the LOC130726694 gene encoding uncharacterized protein LOC130726694 — translation MLTAIRRINTVAEETVRLTRFALHAPKCVEVEFADGRAFKLSAEFLRINSPAVDGKIRSIGGEKVISGRRLVGIMSAEPVGNYGVRLNFDDLHKTGIYSWDYFYHLGSNRFTLMRNYIKTLKKYGLSRDPRGRK, via the exons ATGCTGACAGCGATTCGGAGAATCAACACGGTGGCAGAAGAAACTGTGCGCCTCACCAGATTTGCTCTTCATGCCCCAAAATGC GTAGAGGTGGAATTTGCGGATGGTAGAGCATTCAAGTTGTCTGCTGAATTTCTCAGAATAAATAGCCCTGCAGTTGATGGAAAAATCAGGTCAATTGGTGGTGAAAAG GTGATATCTGGGAGACGCCTTGTCGGAATTATGTCTGCTGAACCAGTCGGAAACTATGGGGTAAG GCTCAATTTTGATGACTTGCATAAAACCGGTATTTATTCCTGGGATTATTTCTATCATCTAGGAAGCAACAGGTTTACCCTGATGAGAAACTACATCAAAACACTGAAGAAATACGGGCTTAGTCGGGATCCACGAGGAAGAAAATGA
- the LOC130722997 gene encoding pentatricopeptide repeat-containing protein At3g62890-like produces the protein MLRLTTLRPTINLSILETQLQRCQCLRQFNQILSQMILTGFITDTYAASRIINFSTHSTSIPFHHSLRIFNHLHNPNTFTWNTIMRAHLELHNSPHQALILYKLFLLENAAPDSYTYPILLGSCTARVAVFEGKEIQDHVVKLGFGSDVYVRNTLIKLYAVCGDMVGARKVFEEIPVLDLVSWNTLLSGYVQTGDVEEAERVYGRMPERNTIASNSMVALFGRKGLVAKARELSDGIRGKDMVSWSAMISCYEQNGMYEDALVLFVDMNANGVMVDEVVVVSAISACSRLSIVPTGKSVHGLAAKVGIEAYVSLQNALIFLYSSCGEILDAQKIFNGGVLLDQISWNSMISGYLRCGSVEDAETLFSSMPEKDVVSWSAMISGYTQNERYSEALDLFQEMQLHGMRPDETALVSVISACTHLAALDLGKWVHAYIRKNKLRVNVELGTTLMDMYLKSGCVDDALEVFYAMEEKRDSTWNALIGGLAMNGLVEKSLNMFAEMKNTGTLPNEITFVAVLGACRHMGLVDEGRRYFSSMIQEHKIEPNVKHYGCMVDLLGRAGLLKEAEELIETMPMAPDVSTWGALLGACRKHQNNEMGERVGRKLIQLQPDHDGFHVLLSNIYASKGNWGDVLEIRGIMSQHGVVKTPGCSVIEANGTVHEFLAGDMTHPQINDIEHMLDVVAAKLKIEGYSPITSEVSLDIDEEEKETVLSRHSEKLAVAFGLITIVPPIPIRIMKNLRICNDCHTVMKLISKAFNREIVVRDRHRFHHFKHGSCSCMDFW, from the coding sequence ATGCTGAGACTAACCACCTTGAGACCAACCATAAACCTTAGCATCTTAGAGACACAGCTACAACGATGCCAATGCCTAAGACAATTCAATCAGATTCTGTCTCAGATGATCCTCACAGGCTTCATCACAGACACCTATGCTGCAAGCAGGATCATCAACTTCTCCACTCACTCCACTTCCATTCCCTTCCATCATTCCCTCCGAATATTCAACCACCTCCACAACCCCAACACCTTCACTTGGAACACCATCATGCGTGCCCACTTGGAACTTCACAACTCACCCCATCAAGCTCTCATCTTGTACAAGCTCTTTCTTTTGGAGAATGCAGCTCCTGATAGCTACACCTACCCAATTCTCCTCGGATCCTGCACTGCCCGGGTGGCGGTATTCGAAGGAAAGGAAATTCAGGACCATGTTGTCAAGCTGGGTTTTGGTTCTGATGTTTATGTCAGGAACACGCTGATCAAGTTGTATGCTGTTTGCGGGGACATGGTGGGTGCCCGCAAAGTGTTTGAGGAAATTCCTGTGTTGGATTTGGTTTCTTGGAATACCCTATTGTCTGGGTATGTTCAGACGGGTGATGTGGAGGAAGCAGAACGCGTGTACGGCCGGATGCCGGAGAGGAACACAATTGCTTCCAACTCGATGGTGGCACTCTTTGGAAGGAAGGGTCTTGTTGCGAAGGCGCGCGAGCTTTCGGATGGGATTCGGGGAAAGGATATGGTTTCGTGGAGTGcgatgatttcttgttatgaaCAGAATGGGATGTATGAGGATGCGCTGGTTTTGTTTGTGGATATGAATGCTAATGGGGTGATGGTGGATGAGGTGGTTGTGGTTAGTGCTATCTCTGCTTGTTCGCGCCTGTCAATTGTCCCGACAGGGAAGTCAGTGCATGGCTTGGCTGCAAAAGTTGGAATTGAAGCTTATGTTAGCCTTCAGAATGCCTTGATATTTTTGTACTCAAGTTGTGGGGAGATATTGGATGCTCAGAAAATTTTCAATGGGGGTGTCCTCTTGGATCAGATATCTTGGAACTCAATGATATCTGGGTACTTGAGGTGTGGTTCAGTTGAGGATGCTGAGACATTATTTTCTTCCATGCCTGAGAAGGATGTTGTGTCTTGGAGTGCTATGATATCAGGTTATACTCAAAATGAACGTTACTCAGAGGCTCTGGATTTATTCCAGGAGATGCAGCTTCATGGAATGAGGCCAGATGAGACTGCTTTGGTGAGTGTCATCTCAGCATGCACCCATCTGGCTGCTTTGGACTTGGGCAAATGGGTTCATGCTTatataagaaaaaataagttACGGGTTAATGTTGAACTAGGCACGACACTTATGGATATGTATTTGAAATCTGGCTGTGTGGACGATGCACTAGAGGTTTTTTATGCTATGGAGGAAAAGCGGGATTCTACCTGGAATGCTCTCATTGGTGGGTTGGCAATGAATGGTTTGGTAGAAAAGTCCCTTAACATGTTTGCAGAAATGAAGAATACTGGAACACTTCCTAATGAGATAACATTTGTGGCAGTTCTTGGAGCCTGTCGGCACATGGGCCTAGTGGACGAGGGACGCCGCTACTTTAGTTCTATGATCCAAGAACACAAAATAGAGCCAAACGTTAAGCACTATGGATGCATGGTTGATCTTTTAGGACGTGCAGGTTTGcttaaagaagcagaagaactGATTGAGACTATGCCAATGGCACCTGATGTTTCTACTTGGGGTGCTTTGCTTGGGGCTTGTAGAAAACACCAGAACAATGAAATGGGGGAGAGGGTGGGAAGAAAGCTCATTCAGCTTCAGCCTGACCATGATGGTTTCCATGTATTATTGTCAAATATATATGCTTCAAAAGGAAATTGGGGCGATGTTCTTGAAATTAGAGGAATTATGTCACAACATGGGGTTGTGAAGACACCTGGTTGTAGCGTGATTGAAGCAAATGGAACAGTTCATGAGTTCCTAGCAGGAGATATGACACACCCTCAGATAAATGACATCGAGCACATGCTAGATGTAGTGGCTGCAAAACTTAAGATTGAGGGCTATTCACCAATTACAAGTGAGGTTTCACTTGATATagatgaagaagagaaagaaactgTCCTTTCAAGGCACAGTGAGAAACTTGCAGTTGCCTTTGGACTTATCACTATTGTTCCACCAATTCCAATCAGAATAATGAAGAATTTGCGCATATGTAATGATTGCCACACAGTAATGAAGTTAATCTCCAAAGCTTTTAATCGTGAAATTGTGGTACGGGATCGTCATCGCTTTCATCACTTTAAGCATGGATCTTGTTCCTGCATGGATTTTTGGTAG
- the LOC130722999 gene encoding GDSL esterase/lipase At5g55050-like, whose protein sequence is MGNSFHSLFLCFFIFFFSFGFSSSEAQKKAPAVYVFGDSLVDVGNNNYLSLSLAKAILPYYGIDFPTKKPTGRFSNGKNAADLIAEKVGLPTSPAYLSLVLKANHHKNVSYLEGVNFASGGAGIFDGTDDTSKQSIPLTKQVDFYSKVHEQLTQQIGASTLQKRLSKSIFLVVIGSNDIFGYFGSNVTQNKSTPQQFADSMASSLKVHLQRLYNNGARKFEIVGVAALGCCPAYRAKNKKTECFSEANLLAAKYDEVLQSMLKEWQSEKKDLSYSYFDTYAALQDLIQSPSSYGFANVKGACCGLGELNAQIPCLPISNICSNRKDHVFWDAVHPSEAAIRIVVDRLFSGHPKYTSPINMEQLLAI, encoded by the exons ATGGGGAATTCCTTTCATTCTTTGTTTCTctgtttcttcatcttcttcttcagctttggattCTCCTCCTCAGAGGCTCAAAAAAAGGCCCCGGCTGTTTATGTGTTTGGAGACTCACTTGTTGATGTTGGCAACAACAATTACTTGAGTCTTTCCCTTGCAAAGGCAATTCTTCCTTACTATGGAATTGATTTTCCAACTAAGAAACCCACTGGCAGGTTCAGCAATGGAAAGAATGCTGCAGATTTAATTG CTGAAAAAGTGGGCCTTCCCACATCACCAGCTTACCTGTCCCTAGTGTTAAAGGCCAACCACCACAAGAACGTATCCTACTTGGAAGGGGTTAACTTTGCCTCTGGAGGTGCTGGAATTTTTGACGGCACAGATGATACTTCT AAGCAATCAATACCGTTGACAAAGCAAGTGGACTTCTATTCAAAAGTGCATGAACAATTGACACAACAGATAGGAGCATCTACTCTTCAGAAACGCCTCTCAAAATCCATCTTCCTTGTTGTGATTGGTAGCAACGATATCTTTGGTTATTTTGGCTCAAATGTAACTCAAAACAAAAGCACTCCACAACAGTTTGCGGATTCCATGGCTTCCTCACTAAAAGTGCACCTACAG AGATTATACAACAACGGTGCAAGGAAATTTGAGATTGTTGGTGTAGCTGCACTTGGATGCTGCCCCGCATACAGGGCCAAGAACAAGAAAACAGAATGCTTTTCAGAAGCCAATTTGTTAGCGGCTAAATATGATGAAGTCCTTCAATCCATGTTAAAGGAATGGCAATCAGAGAAGAAGGACTTGAGTTACTCCTACTTCGATACCTATGCTGCCCTCCAAGATCTCATCCAGAGTCCATCTTCTTACG GATTTGCAAATGTGAAAGGTGCTTGTTGTGGACTTGGTGAGCTGAATGCCCAGATTCCATGCCTTCCAATTTCAAATATTTGTTCGAACAGAAAAGACCATGTCTTCTGGGATGCAGTCCATCCTTCCGAGGCAGCCATTCGCATTGTTGTGGATAGACTTTTTAGTGGACATCCAAAATACACATCTCCTATCAACATGGAACAGCTCCTAGCTATTTGA